The Ptychodera flava strain L36383 chromosome 14, AS_Pfla_20210202, whole genome shotgun sequence genome segment AAGACAATATATTATTTACAAACACCGTGTACATCTTCATGTTGTTGGACATAAGCATCATTTAGTTGCTGAGcacatcaacattttgaaaggATTATTTTTGTCACAGGAAAGTCAAATAACTTTTAAGCAAATTTCTGAACTGCATACAGTATTTCAAGCAGTAATACATTCATGGTTTAAATATTGGAACAacaaagaagtacatcttgAAGTTAGATTAAAAATAACTCTCCCCTTCCAAACCACAGCCAAAAAAAGAAATAGTGGAAGTGATGGCAAACATGTTCCAACAATAGTGCTTGCTGGTACCATCCTTTACAGAGAATCACGTTCACAAATGCTAAGAATCACATTCACAACAGATTGGAAGATccgtcacttgagggcgctctctacgcctCCCCTTAAGAGGAGGGGAATGTAGGGAGcttcctcgagcgacggatctttcagtctacattcACAAATACTATAAACAGTTTTGCTTGTCGTTGCTTTGTATAGTGAAGTAAAATTATGTTAACACAAATTCTGGCAATGTCAGCATTACTTTTCCTCTGAACTTTCAAAGTATTCAACactttttgccttttttttcaCATCATTGCATGGCAATGGCATTGATGaatttactgtaaaacactttgaataaactgcatccttttttagcattttctggtttCATTACAATCAGCAGTTTTTTATTATCAGCCAAAAAGACATGACCATAGTAAATATTgggaaaagtttaaattagGAGCATCTTACATTAGCAAATTTACAGACTTAGCCAAATATGGTAAAAACAAAGATGCTGGCTGAAAAGACGTGTTTTACAGTATCACTGAACATGTGTAGCATATCAAACTGACACACAGTGACATGCACACTACACTGATGCTTGATCAAGTTGAATggcaaaacaaacataaaaccaTGGCAGGATGTTCCTATGTTCAGGGAATGGGCTCGATGACATGGATAAATTATCACCAGATACATATTGCAATTTGACAAAATAAGTTAAAAATATAGATATTTACATCTCAGCTTAAAATTAAACTGTTTGttatctttcaaaaatatctgagaAAGTTTCAATGTAACTGGAATCCCAAAAAGTCCCAAATACAACAAGGAGTGGTTTGAGTGACTGCAAAGTTAAGTTGAATGAAACAAAAGACACAGGTTGAGTATTTTGGTTGCTTTTGAGATAAATTAGAATAGAACTCTGTTGAAGGAATGCTGGGACAATAATTATTGGCATAATACATGAGATTTATGCAGGCACATTGACTTCATCCGTGGCGCCACCACCCTCAGCTCTGTCTAACTCTTCTGCAGCCTCTGCTTCAAGTCTACTATGCTCTTCTTCCCATTCTCTCTTGGCTTGTGCTGCTTCTTCCTCCTCCTATCAGAAAAGCATGACACAAATACACAtgtgtaaaaaaacaaatgaaagtgtttttgtttgaaTGTCTTTTCACTGTTTCGTATCATCAGAAAATTACTTTTAGGCCCTGTGATGCAGTTGAAGCAGCCTGTCTGCCTACATAAACTCATATATTTAAGCTTGTGTGTGGAGCTTGATGCtgcaaaagttttttttctgagtatTTTTATATGTTCCATGACATTGTCAGGGGAGCTGCTACCGTGACAGATAGATGAAAATCCTTATTACCTTGACATTTTAATTCCTGATTCTTACATTCAGCTTGCTTCCCTCACCATGCGACAACAACTGACCCACTATTCAAGAACAACTGGAGTTACAACTACACACTAAAATATGAAAGTTTGACAAAGTTCTATTTTTGTTACCTCTTTGAGATTTCTGTAGTATTCATCTATTGCATACTGGTACTTAGGTGTGGTGATGCCAAAGAACCACGCTAACTTCTCACCAAGATAGTCGCACACTGTCAACaaaaaacacatgaggcatCATCTGTAAAGCCAACAACCTATCctgaaccacggtccctccacgtgcCTGAACTCGGTGTTCTCCACAGCTGTGCAAAACACAAGGGggtcaatttgcataacaatacagatTTAGGTATATTtttgttgtggaaatatttttgtagaGTTATTAACGTATAAATAGATTGCTTCAAAAACAGAGGGGTGTCCCATCCCTAAAAATCTCCCTTTGTAGAAGCCTGGAACTCGTGGATTGACAGGTGACCTGAAACCATGTTGCATTTTACCTTTCAGGAAGGACCACTGAGAACAGTGTTTTGCTTCTGTCTACATCACCATCTCAATCAGTTCATTTGTCAAATTCAATGCGATGGATGTGTAAAGACCGGTTAATTATGTAATTAAATACATGTTAATTAAATCAATCGCAAAAACACCCTTCTTACTTTTAATATTACATGTATGacaatgacagtactttctCAATGTATAATGCACACAGACTGTTCAATGGTCAACAAAGTATTGCCTCCATAAGCTTACCTGCCAAAGTTCCCATGGCAGCTGACACAGTGTGGTACCAAATATAAGGCATCCACGTCAGTGTTTTCTGTGTTGAAACAAGATTAGAGAGTACTATTTCATTTCACATTGTAACTTTTCTTTCCTAATGTTTTACTGAATTAGATTCTAGTGGACCTGAGCCTTTTAAAACCTTGTGCTATACAGCAAACAACATACTGCTTCTATACTGTCAACGGGAAAACCTACTGTACATGAGCATCTATAGATCAAATATATCCTGTTTAACACTACAACACTACTATAACACTGTATATATCACTCACGTCTACAGTTACACAAGAAGAAATATCAAACAGCGGTTATTTACAGGTTTTGCTACATATAATGTATTGCAGTGTGTATAACAGCTCTGCTGGTGAGATTATAAACCAAACAGCCAAGTGATATCACTATTACCATAGTGTtagcaaatttaaaatgaatggtCGGGAAAATGGTCACAAAATGCATtggaccatagaccctccaaaatgATTGGACACGTGACAGGTTTTTAGTACATCACGTCACTAATTGCAAGTTGATCAGACATGTGAATGTTTATATtggatttgattttcaaatgcacttgaaaaTTGATGGAATCCATGAGACTactctgtatatttatttaccgGATCCACTGGTGGTTCTGAGGGTGTttcctcttcctcctcctcatcTGTGCTGTACTCTTCTAAGGTACCATCACTGAAGTGCAATATTCTCCTTGGCACTTTCTTCTTTTTCCCTTCCTCTAACTGGATTGTTTCAAACTCACGTGTTGGTTTCGTCTGATGGCAGAAGCACAAAACATACAAAGACGTTTGCACCCGATTGATATTCTAAAAGGTATCCAGTGATGACAGCCAGTTGTAAGGTCTGCCACTAGGGAAGGTCAGCCAAGATGTGATCGCACTCACTttcttgtgaaatgtaaaatcCTTTATCAGCATATACTGTGACACATATTAATTAGAAATAtggtttttattttgtgattaggTAACACTCAAAGAACAGTGTGCACTGGTCCACCCTGAAAACATAGATTGGCCGTTGTTATTGTGTAGTTACAGTAGCATTGTATGTACGTAAACTTTGAGGAAGGTATCAAACATCACGCAAATGCATGACATTGAGATCTTTTACGCATAGTAACTTTTTGcacgaattaaaaaaaatcatgtagTAGTAGATTGACTAGATCATATATTCTGATTGGTTGACCTCCCCTACTCCTTTTCTCAGAACCCTATTGACCAACCAAACTAGGTGACTACTCTCCAAGTGGCCGATTtgtcttttattcttttcttATACATAAAGCCTTGCAACTGGTGGAAACTGATTACCATTGTTCTTTTTACTTGGTGTAGAACCCCTGTGAGATGTTTTTGAAGTCTAGGATCTCTTTGGCATTTAGAAACACTAGAGAAATTCTAGACTACAATTTCTGCAACTATACAATGCATGTTGTCATGTGCACACGCATAACAATGCATTAAAAACACTTGTTATCACATCTCTGTGCATGACAATGGTACTGTTCTGATGAGATTACACTGAAGAACGCCAAATTAACGTGGTATGTTCATGGACTCACAGGAGGGACTACGATGGACTAAATGGTTTCAGAATCATATGTACCTCCATGCTTCACACAAACATCCTCAAAATTCCTCGCAGATGCAATGTGATTTTCTAAGGGTCATATCACACAATTGACAATATTCTACTCGTTAGCAATAGCATCACGATCATTTGAGACTACAAGCGGATACAACGCATACACTGATACAGATTACGTAGTGTTGTACGGATATAGTATCCGGATCTGCACTAAAAATTTAGCCACTTTAAACACAATAACCGACTTTGAGGCTTTGCATTGTTATTTGACCAGAGGCCAGCAATACCGTATTCTCGCGTTCTATCCCCATTTACACATCAGGAGCGTTTGTTTCAAGAGTTTACAAAACAATAATAAAACTCAAATCAAGTATCGCCGCGAATGACTCATTCTGCGATGGTCTGAGGACAAACACCCTTTACGAGAAATGTTTGCTTACGTTTTCGTTCACCTAGCGACTAGGGgcgtatttgtaacatttgagtTTGATTAGTGAACTTACCTGATCCGTTCCTTCTTGTAAAATGATACTTTCAGGTAAAACTGCATTCTCTTCTGTACTGTCGCCATCCATTTGAGTCGCCATGTTAGGCATTTCTGACTGCTTTGCCTTCACTGTGAACTGTTAGTGATGACGTCACTTTGTAAGTAGGACATTGCACGGGAGAGGAGGGACGTACAGCTTCTCATTTTCAGCCTATTTTGGTAAAGTGCTGACAGAAATCACCGCAAGTAACACTTATTTTAGTAATAAATAATTATTCTCTATCCTAATCTTtcgtatatgcaaattttgatgatgtaATAAGACGTGTGTGCGTTCACTTATTGATGCGAAAATTATGGTATCCCCTAAAGATTGTTGGTTCAGTGTTGGTTCAGCCTTCATAACCTCCGTTGGTGGCGCCATTTAGCAAGGATCTTCACTAGCACAATCAAAACATTACCTGGATGAACGTGGGGCTTCTCTTGACAGACATTACGCATCTAATTATGTCATTATCGAGCGATGAAGCTCAGACACAGGCTTAAACACGTTAACGGAGAGCCTCGCGTAGAATATCTACCATAATTAACCAAAGTTAGGGCACAATACCCAGCATTGCAGAAGTGAGTCATGTGAACTTCCTTCAACGGCGAATGATTGGTAGTACAGCCTGTACAGGTAGTAAATGTAAGTATTGTAATGTTCACATAATTTGTAAATATCCAAATTATATGTTGTGTATCATTTTGAGCgaaatgataaaatgaaatgaatataTACTTTCCTTTCTAACATTGTACGTACAGAAATCCACTGAGACTGATCTCCCAGGTGAATGTATGCACCATCACTGAGAGCAATGACAGAAAAGAAAGGAAAGGCTATTCATCATCTTGTATTCGCCTTTTGTTGCCATGGAGACATTTGAGATCGACGAAAGTCCCGCAAATCAAGCAGCTATGCGGAGAAGGCGTCAGATATGTATAGGTTTCCTTCTGTTGGCGGCTGTTGGTGCTGTTTGTGGTTGCATCGCGGCATGGAGGTATTTCACCAAACCAGAAGAATCAGGAAGTGAAACGAGAATTGGCCACCCAAAAGACCACAAGCCTCCATACCCTGGGTCGTCTCCCGATAATTTATGGTGGTTCATACAGGTTTGTAGCAACATCATCAGCTTCTTTGCCCTCAAAAGCATCATTAGTGTGTTGTGTCTCTGCAAAACAAGCCTTGGATAGCTGTGATATCTGCTTCAGACATGTGCTTTGGTAAAACAACCTTTGAACCTCGTGCCTCCTACCAATTAAATTACTGATTGTTATTAcaaccatcaccaccaccatcattataatcattatcatcatcatcatcatcatcatcgtcatcgtcatcagaTTTATTACTCTCTGTGGTGCCAAATTACAATTAATGAATTCCAAGTTactgtgtatttattttgttcttaGCTTTCTGTTTCCCTGTATGCAAACAAGGCCTGCTTTGGCAACATATTGGTGAAACAGTGTTGAAATCTCATAATTTCCTGATTTTTAAATACATTTACTTCAAAAGAATgcaatcaaacaagtaattaaTGAGAACATGAATCTTGGATGAGATTTCTTGGAGCAATAGCGGTTCCTTTTGATAGCAGTTTTTTTCCATGAGATGTAGATTCACTTTCTTGTTCTGTTCTCCATATCATCTTGAAATGATTAGATTTCATCCCTTCTTATACAGTACTCTGTTTATAGTAAGCATCCTCCGATGGTATGAACAGCTGAATTTcagctgcaataattgtggCCTTGGTGTAGCTTGGGCTTCTGTTGTGCAGCTTGCGCGATAGGCATTGCGCAAGCCGCACGGTCTAGCCCACCaatgctacaattattgcagctaaatttcatctgtcaacaataagggaccgtggataattaaaacatgcgcactgTAAACGCAACTAAGTGCGTTTGGCCTCAACCCCccaccccctcccctaaacaaaagtttggaagtgtgaaaatcaaaccaagcctcattctgtaccAATCAGTAATTATTTTCGCTATGAAATCACACATACACTACCACTCCCGGGCATACCACTTCTgaaatcaatctttgttcaCCGCCAACTTGACAATGCCTGGTGCACGCCAAACAATTGGCGATATTTTGTGATACATAAAAACGTGTAGCGGCCCGGATGTTGCAATATAAAAACATGTAGTGTGATTTTTGggcacggtaatcgaaatacagccaaaccccctcccctcccccaaaacacagaaattgcatttacCATGCATAAGTTTTTATTTTCTATGGCCCCTAACACTGCTCGAAATATcgctatattttatcacacttTGGGGAAAGATGagaaatgtgatttattttctagaACAGAATTCACGAACATGTTATCAAATGTGAGGTTTTATCCCTTTAAATGAAGATCAGCACAAGAATACAtgaatgaataataataatatgaagCTTTACTCATCTTGAGAGAGTAATTAATAATGCATGGGTATCATAAAATAACGTAGAATTTTATTGAACAACACCCCTAATTAGCTGCTATCTTGGCTCCCGTGTGCATATGTATTAGAAAGGACTACTGTATGGTGTAAGGATTTAGTCCTATTTCCTTGTCTCTGGTTTTCTCATGTTTTTTTCCATTGCTCTTACAGATATCAGATATCCATTTGAATGAATTCAATGGCAAGGAGAGATATCACCAATTTTGGCATTTTTGTTCCAGTTACGTCGATATCATTCAACCGTCACTGGTACTTGTGACAGGTAAGTAATTGGTACacaatttgaaaataacttcagttGGCTCTGCATGGCATGatgaaacaatttttatgacgAACAGAAATTGATGTAACATTGAAAGCCTTTTGTATCCTGAATGATGTAATTGTTGTAGAGGTTTGAAGGCATTATTTTCACGTAACAACTTCCAAATGAACACTTGTTTTTGAGTATTTTATTTTGAGAATTGACCATAATGCAGGTGCCAAATCTCATTAGGTCAAGTCTTGGTCAATCAGTGAATTTCCACGTCTTGCTTTCACGTCACCAGGTGATTTGACTGATGCACTCCATGGAAAGCGATCGTCTCAAAATGAAATGGAATGGGAGATGTACAAGAAGTGCCTTGAAGACAGTGGAGTGTTGAAAAAGACTTTATGGTTGGATATCAGGGGTAACCATGGTAAtggtattgttatgcaaataaggatACTAATGATATGATGAATGATAATATTAAATGATCATTAATGGAATGAATTGAACGCTATATTTGTATCACCTGCAAATAAATATCACTTGTACCTATCTCTGGCAAATAACTTCTCCTTTGAtagaattgtatttttttgtgtttaccCAGATATCTTCAATGTACCATCAGCAGACAGTGAAAAGAATTTTTACAGGTAATGATTACATTACTTTTACAGGCAGTAAACATAATTATAGAATGAAGACTTCTGtgctactgtctatgattaaacCAACTAATAATATGACACTCATAATCTAcatttaaggtggagctgcaagttgccaacacagttttttcaaaagcaatatttctcatcaaagatgataaggaaaccccctcatactaaatattttgaaaaagcagagactcttaAGATTAGTATgatagcagtagtttactcaaaggatgaagtggatgtatattttgggtagaaaacctcaattttgtcattaatgataattaatttaagtcaaaaacttaactctattttatgaaatgtaatatttcaccggaaagaagagtatatgtagaaaaaaacaactattttattttgcattatctatcctcattctaaaatggcatgggttgaaagactgacattcaaaaaaagtgattaaaatcatgattagcaaaattaaaatgcctcttattcaaaatataagaactttattgcctgacaaaatagttgttttgttatatatagcatttaaaaaacataatgtgaaaatttcagaaaatttgacctggccagagtggagttaaattctttggaaattttaaaattggGAGAAGAAACAAGCCAgcaaatcgggtgatttgcatacatttgcataaattagcacTCCTTTAttatgcaacttacgactgcttgactttagcttgtcaacccaaccaatattttaatcttgggttaagaaattaattaaaattgaatttatatttgcaaaaaagtgaattttgagcaaaatacccTGTCTAGGGTGCAGCGTCCCCTTAAAACTTCCTATGATCTCTTTCCAGGGTGTTGAAAATCGTGCCAGAGTTATGATTTCAAGATATAGACATAgtatacttgaaattcaaaccgAGACATTTCTTGCAAAATGGATTTAAAAAAGCTTTCCCCAAAGTACTCATTTTGCAAAAGATTATACAGTACCTTCAGAATGATTTAAAGTTACTtgttgtttacatgtaaaattcttttggtcaaaataaacTGCTTGTTTGTTGGTTGGCTGCCTCTCCAGTCTTGCCTGCCTGTGGCTGCTGTAGTGGAATTGCTTGGAGGTGTCGTCAAACACAGGCCCATATGCATTATACAATTATATTTTCCTTGCATCCAACTGGACTGTTTGCACTGAAacgttattgaaaattgaatagCAGTGAATTCAGGTCATTGAATTATATGATAACGCTGGATCCTAGGGCTTGAAAATCAATGTTCTTGAAGTTTTTTCAggatatttcaataattttgtggACACTCCATTGCTAGGGGTACATGCATTCCACCACGCCAATGAAATGGATGTGATTCTGCCAAAAGCTTGACCACATGTTTGTCTTTTGTCAACAGGAAATACTCTTACCTTGGAAAAAAAGGGGAAACTAACTTTGttcacagtcaaaatttctcatttgGTACCTACTCATTCATCTATGTTGGTGCTTTACCAATGCCGGCTCCTAAACTACCATTTAACTTCTTCGGAGTACTTGATAAGGTAAGCTTCAgtaaattttcatgttattctcctaattgtttttgttctgttcgGAAAATGCAGATTTTTGTTCCACTCCCAAAATCTTTTGAAATGCCTAGTGTTCACCTTGTCTACATACTGTAAGTGGTTGACGTCCATCATCATTGTTAGACATCTGAATTTTAAtttggaccagaattcatttatTAACTTTGCATACATTACACAATATGGTATGTTGGTGAGGCAAATACTTTACATTTAAAAATAGGTTAGTGAAATGAATGAGAATgtaacttgtttttatgagaacATAATTTGTTTACAGAACAAAAGTAATCAAAATATCATGGACATTTACGGCTATTGTCACAATAAGATTCATTCATGACCATCAAAGTTACTTTCATTTGACTTTGAAGTGCATTGTAGGTCATACACTTGATTGACAAaacaacatgtgtcaaaattcatCCCAGCACAGTTCTGTACGGgctatttttctgtttttttttttcaaccacaCTTCTCCAGAATGATCTGAAATCAGTTGAAGATCTGACCAATCAGACAAGGGCTAGCAATTCCACCATTTATTTCAGTCATTACCCAACATCCTTCATAGTGAGCAGAAACCCTGGACTCTCAACAATTACAAAGTAAGACAGTACGCCTAATTCCTTCCTGAATATGGTAAACATGCCACTTGTACCCCTATCTGCCAGGCCTGCCAATTCCCCATCCGCTGAGTCAGTAAAAATGCCGTACTGAGCTAAAACCTGTACGTATTTTTACCTAGTATTTGGTTTGGTATCTTACAGCAGGTTCATGCAGTAAAAATCATTTATCTACAGTATATCTGTTTCAGGGGGCCAACGTTCAAATGCTCaggtttttgttaaaatgcaacacaTGTAAATTGTTATGCTTTGCTGATTTTAACCAACATGTTGACCCTGATGGTGAAATGTGAACTTGGTAGGATAAGGGGTACATCTGTTCACGGaactttttgtgacaaattttcTGTCACGGTCATCACTTATCAACTTGTCACAACCTCCACTGCTATCAGTGCAGCTGAATGAGGCTGCCTAGTTGTATTCTGACACTTAAGTTTTATTCCTTTTTATTTCAGGAATGGTATTGCATTTTTAAGTGGACATTTACATGACATTTACGGTGATGTGCCAGATTTGACGATAATTCAGAGAAGTGGAACTCTGGAGTTAGAACTGGTAGACTGGAAAGACAACagaaagtaaaatttcataAGATACTCTGCTCTGATGTGATGAAAAATCTTTATGGCAGTATATTGTGATAGCATATGTATTGACAGACTCAGTAGATTATTTAAGATTGAATCCAAGAAAgaaatttcaagtttctaacatatATTGAAAAGTAAGTCAGTGACTGAAGTTACTTGTGGCCACTTAACGATGTAAGCAGACAAATGAGTATGACATGCTGTATACGTCTGGGTGCAACATGGCATATTTAGAATAAGCTGAATGGAAAGATGTGTTTTGACCACATAAATGCAAAATGAGAGCATGGTTGAAGTCTAGGAATGAAATAATTTATAACTAGGTGAAATGTGTAGGTTAACAGATTGGAATACAGGAACCTGTGTATTCACACATCAGACATTGTTCATTGCATTTATTCTGTTGTTACATTATGAGTTGCAATAATGTGGGGTAAATCTTATCTGTTTCAGATTTCGTATCCTTGCATTCGACCATGACCTCCTATCTTTTGTCGATGCCACCTATGGTCACTGGCCTGTAATTCTCATTACCAACCCTAAAAATGCGAGGTATTTGGCGCCGAAACACGAGCCCTTGACAAGAATGCAACATGCCACTCACATCAGGTGTGAgaacattttacaagttctgAACATCAGCGAAAAAAGTCATTTCGGATATGTTTTTTGCCAAACACGACCCTTCAATTCTTTCATAGAGTTCGTGTGATGTGAGGTACATGTTAACATATGGAAATTTGGTATGTTGTGATCAAATTCAATATCAAGACAGTATCAAGAGAATGATTTATGGGGAAATTCAGGGTCTCAATTGATAATATTCAGCTTATCAGACAGCCcataaatgccagtatatatttttgtcactgTTTGAACTAGCAACTAAATATATTCAACATTATTGTTACTTCAAGTAATTGAGGTCATCTAATTACATGCAGTCTGAATTTCTCTCATAAATCAAGGATTGTCATACAGTACATTATTTATTGGCTCACAGTTGTCTATTTATGGCATGGATAAatagaaaatgtaaatatttggtCAACCATCTTGATCATGAAAACAGTGACATTTCTTTATGATAGATATTATACATTTTTATTCCTAATGATTATTACAGTACAAATTAGCTAATTTAAAGATGGTAGTGTGTAAAATTAAGCAGTAACAGAAAATTTTACATcataaaaattttcaatgctTGCCTTTTAGAAAGACCCATAACATTAATCATGATGAAGCACATGTAAATTATTGGTACGGTATTTGTGTAAATAGTGCAGCTCACAATTATAGGTTTGTTTCTAAATATAGCATTGTGAGTGTGCaacattttgttggttttgatACAAATTTGGACAGATTTGTGTCTTTTTTGCGTTTGTCTTTAAAGCTGCAGCTTGTTGTTGCATCCATTGATCTTAAATTTTTGTTTCAGATAACATACAAAATACCAATGTTGCCATTTATGTTCACATACTTTCAGAAACTCGTTTAAAGTTGAGAAATATTCAGGTTTTATAATAAATTAAGGAAATGTAAGTTTTAGGAATCAGCTCTCTTGTGCTTTGTTCATGGCATGCAATTACTGTACAGTACTAAAATCATTCTTCAAGATAGACTGTGAATCGCCACTAGCTTCTTCTTCAATGTTTATGATACACAAAATCGGCCAGCCATTTCAGTGCCCCAATTTCATTCAGCCCTGAACCAGCAACAGAAGACAATGACTTGCATGTTTTACTGCCATGtctgttttattgaaattctcAGACAATAGTGTGTTTAAATTGCCCAATGTTTCAGGTTCTTGGTGTTTTCATCCACTGAGATGCGTTCAGCAAAAGTGTTCATAGATGACAAACCGCTAGGAGAGGCAGAACATGTGAAGGGACC includes the following:
- the LOC139150055 gene encoding protein FAM177A1-like, which gives rise to MPNMATQMDGDSTEENAVLPESIILQEGTDQTKPTREFETIQLEEGKKKKVPRRILHFSDGTLEEYSTDEEEEEETPSEPPVDPKTLTWMPYIWYHTVSAAMGTLAVCDYLGEKLAWFFGITTPKYQYAIDEYYRNLKEEEEEAAQAKREWEEEHSRLEAEAAEELDRAEGGGATDEVNVPA
- the LOC139150054 gene encoding transmembrane protein 62-like, with amino-acid sequence METFEIDESPANQAAMRRRRQICIGFLLLAAVGAVCGCIAAWRYFTKPEESGSETRIGHPKDHKPPYPGSSPDNLWWFIQISDIHLNEFNGKERYHQFWHFCSSYVDIIQPSLVLVTGDLTDALHGKRSSQNEMEWEMYKKCLEDSGVLKKTLWLDIRGNHDIFNVPSADSEKNFYRKYSYLGKKGETNFVHSQNFSFGTYSFIYVGALPMPAPKLPFNFFGVLDKNDLKSVEDLTNQTRASNSTIYFSHYPTSFIVSRNPGLSTITKNGIAFLSGHLHDIYGDVPDLTIIQRSGTLELELVDWKDNRKFRILAFDHDLLSFVDATYGHWPVILITNPKNARYLAPKHEPLTRMQHATHIRFLVFSSTEMRSAKVFIDDKPLGEAEHVKGPLYVLKWNPSLYLNGLHRISIQTQDVMGHKSSQSQLFSLDGSRPNQSLVSSVILMTDIEKMLKVCFAIGFILTFGPLILLRIFTRPTTISFLCIPFAKLPLLRGLLWLAHINILFIIIMLLGLLILIGPWFIGELVDGYVGFVFLYGAYINGSILPDPITYKEATYDMMHFLVPFIFHLALQVELFFPLCNQLSLIKCQRKVLQRSSWWLKFLISQLFFVFALKRQIGYSRFLYRGYGTMALFLSPKYLWTALMMVVVYFALYVTYYCRRKRQAARL